The proteins below are encoded in one region of Pseudomonas ekonensis:
- the xdhB gene encoding xanthine dehydrogenase molybdopterin binding subunit, translated as MSNHHAAEKSQAELAQLFAQDLTTGVGRSVKHDSAAKHVSGEAQYIDDRLEFPNQLHVYARLSDRAHAKILRIDTSPCYAFEGVRIAITHADVPGLKDIGPLLPGDPLLAIDDVQFVGQPVLAVAARDLETARKAAMAAIVEYEDLEPVLDVVEALRKRHFVLDSHTHQRGDSANALATAEHRIQGTLHIGGQEHFYLETQISSVMPTEDGGMIVYCSTQNPTEVQKLVAEVLDVSMNKVVVDMRRMGGGFGGKETQAASPACLCAVVAHLTGQPTKMRLPRVEDMMMTGKRHPFYVEYDVGFDSTGRLYGIAMELAGNCGCSPDLSASIVDRAMFHSDNSYYLGDATINGHRCKTNTASNTAYRGFGGPQGMVAIEEVMDAIARHLNLDPLAVRKANYYGKTERNVTHYYQTVEHNMLEEMTAELEESSQYAERREAIRRYNANSPILKKGLALTPVKFGISFTASFLNQAGALVHVYTDGSIHLNHGGTEMGQGLNTKVAQVVAEVFQVEIDRVQITATNTDKVPNTSPTAASSGADLNGKAAQNAAETIKNRLVEFAARQYKVSEEDVVFHNGHVRIRDHILTFEALIQQAYFNQVSLSSTGFYKTPKIYYDRSQARGRPFYYFAFGAACCEVIVDTLTGEYKMLRTDILHDVGASLNPAIDIGQVEGGFVQGMGWLTTEELVWNNKGKLMTNGPASYKIPAVADMPVDLRVKLVENRKNPEDTVFHSKAVGEPPFMLGIAAWCAIKDAVASLGDYRHQPKIDAPATPERVLWGCEQMRQLKAVKAVEAEAELAPL; from the coding sequence ATGTCTAACCATCACGCCGCAGAGAAGTCCCAGGCCGAGCTGGCGCAACTGTTCGCCCAGGACCTGACCACCGGTGTCGGCCGCAGCGTCAAGCACGACAGCGCCGCCAAGCATGTGTCCGGTGAAGCGCAGTACATCGACGACCGCCTGGAATTCCCCAACCAGCTGCACGTCTACGCACGGCTGTCGGACCGCGCCCACGCGAAGATCCTGCGCATCGACACCAGCCCCTGCTACGCCTTCGAAGGCGTGCGCATCGCCATCACCCACGCCGACGTGCCGGGCCTGAAGGACATCGGCCCGCTGCTGCCCGGCGACCCGCTGCTGGCCATCGATGACGTGCAGTTCGTCGGTCAGCCGGTGCTGGCCGTGGCCGCCCGGGACCTTGAGACCGCACGCAAGGCCGCCATGGCCGCGATCGTCGAATACGAAGACCTGGAACCGGTGCTGGACGTGGTCGAAGCCCTGCGCAAACGCCATTTCGTCCTGGACAGCCACACCCACCAGCGCGGCGACTCGGCCAATGCGCTGGCCACCGCCGAGCACCGCATCCAGGGCACCCTGCACATCGGCGGCCAGGAGCACTTCTACCTGGAGACGCAAATTTCCTCGGTGATGCCCACCGAGGACGGCGGCATGATCGTCTACTGCTCCACGCAGAACCCCACTGAAGTGCAGAAGCTGGTGGCCGAAGTGCTGGACGTGTCGATGAACAAGGTGGTGGTCGACATGCGCCGCATGGGCGGCGGCTTCGGCGGCAAGGAAACCCAGGCGGCCAGCCCCGCGTGCCTGTGCGCGGTGGTCGCGCACCTCACCGGCCAGCCGACCAAGATGCGCCTGCCGCGGGTCGAGGACATGATGATGACCGGCAAGCGTCACCCCTTCTACGTCGAGTACGACGTCGGTTTCGACAGCACCGGGCGCCTGTACGGCATCGCCATGGAACTGGCCGGCAACTGCGGCTGCTCGCCGGACCTGTCGGCGTCCATCGTCGACCGGGCGATGTTCCATTCCGACAACTCGTACTACCTGGGCGACGCGACCATCAACGGTCACCGCTGCAAGACCAACACCGCCTCCAACACCGCCTACCGCGGCTTCGGCGGCCCGCAGGGGATGGTCGCCATCGAAGAGGTGATGGACGCCATCGCCCGCCACCTGAACCTCGACCCGCTGGCGGTGCGCAAGGCCAACTACTACGGCAAGACCGAGCGCAACGTCACCCACTACTACCAGACCGTCGAGCACAACATGCTCGAGGAAATGACCGCCGAGCTGGAAGAAAGCAGCCAGTACGCCGAGCGCCGCGAAGCGATCCGCCGCTACAACGCCAACAGCCCGATCCTGAAGAAAGGCCTGGCGCTGACCCCGGTGAAGTTCGGCATTTCCTTCACCGCCAGCTTCCTCAACCAGGCCGGGGCCTTGGTGCACGTCTACACCGACGGCAGCATCCACCTGAACCACGGCGGCACAGAAATGGGCCAGGGCCTGAACACCAAGGTCGCCCAGGTGGTGGCCGAAGTGTTCCAGGTCGAGATCGATCGGGTGCAGATCACCGCGACCAACACCGACAAGGTGCCGAACACCTCGCCGACCGCCGCCTCCAGCGGCGCCGACCTCAACGGCAAGGCTGCGCAGAACGCCGCCGAGACCATCAAGAATCGCCTGGTCGAATTCGCCGCCCGCCAGTACAAGGTCAGCGAAGAGGACGTGGTGTTCCACAACGGCCACGTGCGTATCCGCGATCACATCCTGACCTTCGAGGCGCTGATCCAGCAGGCGTATTTCAATCAGGTGTCGCTGTCGAGCACCGGGTTCTACAAGACGCCGAAGATCTACTACGACCGCAGCCAGGCCCGCGGCCGGCCGTTCTACTACTTCGCCTTCGGCGCGGCGTGCTGCGAGGTGATCGTCGACACCCTGACCGGCGAATACAAGATGCTGCGCACCGACATCCTCCACGACGTCGGCGCCTCGCTGAACCCGGCCATCGACATCGGCCAGGTCGAGGGCGGCTTCGTCCAGGGCATGGGCTGGCTGACCACCGAGGAGCTGGTGTGGAACAACAAGGGCAAGCTGATGACCAACGGCCCGGCCAGCTACAAGATCCCGGCCGTGGCGGACATGCCGGTGGACCTGCGGGTGAAGCTGGTGGAGAACCGCAAGAACCCGGAAGACACCGTGTTCCACTCCAAGGCCGTGGGCGAGCCGCCGTTCATGCTCGGCATCGCCGCGTGGTGCGCGATCAAGGATGCCGTGGCGAGCCTCGGCGACTACAGGCACCAGCCCAAGATCGACGCCCCGGCGACGCCGGAGCGGGTGCTGTGGGGCTGCGAGCAGATGCGTCAGCTCAAAGCGGTGAAGGCCGTCGAAGCTGAAGCCGAGTTGGCTCCGCTCTAG
- the xdhC gene encoding xanthine dehydrogenase accessory protein XdhC — translation MYNWIDALADLQNQGEPCVLVTIIEELGSTPRNAGSKMVVSARQAFDTIGGGHLEYKAMQIARDMLASGRQDTHLERFSLGASLGQCCGGATVLLFEPMGQVQAQVAVFGAGHVGRALVPLLAGLPCRVRWIDSREEEFPGQIPHGVRKIVAEEPVDEIDDLPAGSYCIVMTHNHQLDLELTAAILRRNDFAYFGLIGSRTKRTKFEHRLRDRGFDAGVVQRMRCPMGIGEVKGKLPAEIAISIAGEIIATYNANFGQHTAGAEPIAKLLPVSRRSQAAHLKASN, via the coding sequence ATGTACAACTGGATCGACGCCCTCGCCGACCTGCAGAACCAGGGCGAGCCCTGCGTGCTGGTGACCATCATCGAAGAGCTCGGCTCGACGCCGCGCAACGCCGGCTCGAAAATGGTCGTCAGCGCCCGTCAGGCGTTCGACACCATCGGCGGCGGACACCTGGAATACAAAGCCATGCAGATCGCCCGCGACATGCTCGCCAGCGGCCGGCAAGACACCCACCTGGAACGCTTCAGCCTCGGCGCCAGCCTCGGCCAGTGCTGCGGCGGCGCCACCGTGCTGCTGTTCGAGCCGATGGGCCAGGTGCAGGCGCAGGTCGCCGTGTTCGGCGCCGGCCACGTCGGCCGGGCGCTGGTGCCGCTGCTCGCCGGCCTGCCGTGCCGGGTGCGCTGGATCGATTCCCGGGAAGAGGAATTCCCCGGACAGATCCCCCACGGCGTGCGCAAGATCGTCGCCGAGGAGCCTGTGGATGAAATCGACGACCTGCCCGCCGGCAGCTACTGCATCGTCATGACCCACAACCACCAGTTGGACCTGGAGCTCACCGCCGCGATCCTCAGGCGCAACGACTTCGCCTACTTCGGCTTGATCGGCTCCAGGACCAAGCGCACCAAGTTCGAACACCGCCTGCGTGACCGCGGCTTCGACGCCGGCGTCGTGCAACGCATGCGCTGCCCGATGGGCATCGGCGAAGTCAAAGGCAAGCTGCCTGCGGAAATCGCCATCTCCATCGCCGGCGAGATCATCGCCACCTACAACGCCAACTTCGGCCAGCACACCGCCGGCGCCGAACCGATCGCCAAGCTGCTGCCGGTCTCGCGCCGCAGCCAGGCCGCCCACCTTAAAGCCTCAAACTGA
- the guaD gene encoding guanine deaminase has protein sequence MPLTRKAYRAAILHSIADPAEVGIEASYEYFEDGLLVVDDGKISALGHASELLPTLAADIEITHHQDALITPGFIDTHIHLPQTGMVGAYGEQLLDWLNTYTFPCESQFGDKAHADEVADIFIKELLRNGTTTALVFGSVHPQSVNAFFEAAEKLDLRMIAGKVMMDRNAPDYLTDTAESSYLDSKALIERWHGKGRLHYAVTPRFAPTSTPEQLTLAGQLLTEYPDLYMQTHISENLKEIEWVKALFPERKGYLDVYDHYRLLGERSVFAHGVHLCDEECARLAETGSAISFCPTSNFFLGSGLFNLPMAEKHKLNVGLGTDVGGGTSFSLLQTLNEAYKVMQLQGARLSPFKSLYLATLGGARALRLEDKIGNLQPGTDADFLVLDYNATPLLGYRLKQANNIAETLFVLMTLGDDRTVAQTYAAGALVHQR, from the coding sequence ATGCCTTTGACCCGCAAAGCCTACCGCGCCGCCATCCTGCACAGCATCGCCGACCCCGCCGAGGTCGGCATCGAAGCCTCCTACGAATACTTCGAGGACGGCCTGCTGGTGGTCGACGACGGCAAGATCAGCGCCCTGGGCCACGCCAGCGAACTGCTGCCGACCCTGGCGGCGGACATCGAGATCACCCATCACCAGGACGCGCTGATCACCCCAGGCTTCATCGACACCCACATCCACCTGCCGCAGACCGGCATGGTCGGCGCCTACGGCGAGCAGTTGCTGGACTGGCTGAACACCTACACCTTCCCGTGCGAAAGCCAGTTCGGCGACAAGGCCCACGCCGACGAGGTGGCCGACATCTTCATCAAGGAACTGCTGCGCAACGGCACCACCACCGCGCTGGTATTCGGCAGCGTGCACCCGCAGTCGGTGAACGCCTTCTTCGAGGCCGCCGAGAAGCTCGACCTGCGCATGATCGCCGGCAAGGTGATGATGGACCGCAACGCGCCGGACTACCTGACCGACACCGCCGAATCCAGCTACCTGGACAGCAAGGCGCTGATCGAGCGCTGGCACGGCAAGGGCCGCCTGCACTACGCGGTCACCCCGCGCTTCGCCCCCACCAGCACCCCGGAGCAGCTCACCCTCGCCGGCCAGTTGCTCACCGAATACCCGGATCTGTACATGCAGACCCACATCAGCGAGAACCTCAAGGAAATCGAGTGGGTCAAGGCACTGTTCCCGGAGCGCAAGGGCTACCTGGACGTCTACGACCACTACCGGCTGCTCGGCGAGCGCTCGGTGTTCGCCCACGGCGTGCACCTGTGCGACGAGGAATGCGCGCGGCTGGCCGAGACCGGTTCGGCGATCTCGTTCTGCCCGACCTCGAACTTCTTCCTCGGCAGCGGCCTGTTCAACCTGCCGATGGCCGAGAAGCACAAGCTCAACGTCGGCCTCGGCACTGACGTGGGCGGCGGCACCAGCTTCTCGCTGCTGCAGACCCTGAACGAAGCCTACAAGGTGATGCAGCTGCAAGGCGCCCGCCTGAGCCCGTTCAAGTCGCTGTACCTGGCCACCCTCGGCGGCGCCCGGGCGCTGCGCCTGGAAGACAAGATCGGCAACCTGCAGCCGGGCACCGACGCCGACTTCCTGGTGCTGGACTACAACGCCACGCCGCTGCTGGGCTATCGCCTGAAGCAGGCCAACAACATCGCCGAGACGCTGTTCGTGCTGATGACCCTGGGGGATGACCGCACCGTGGCGCAGACCTACGCCGCCGGTGCGCTGGTGCATCAGCGCTGA